One stretch of Pararhizobium qamdonense DNA includes these proteins:
- a CDS encoding DMT family transporter, translating into MDKDIRTGSIEMTAAMLISGTIGWFVLMSGQPVIDVVFWRCLFGALTLLTICAILGHFRAGILTWRLFTLAVIGGVAIVVNWLLLFGAYARSSISIATMVYNTQPFMLLAIGGLVFREKITATKLGWLAVAFMGMVAIVQAKPSGGYAGSDYLTGIAMALAAAFFYALAALAAKRLRGTPPHLIALIQVVTGLLMLAPFAGASGLPAQPYQWALLVAMGAVHTGLMYVLLYGAIQKLPTHLTGALSFIYPVAALAVDRIAFGHQLQMTQLLGSAAILIAAAGMTFGWTWRSRMRHHAG; encoded by the coding sequence ATGGACAAGGATATCAGGACCGGCAGCATCGAAATGACCGCCGCCATGCTGATTTCGGGAACGATCGGCTGGTTCGTGCTGATGTCCGGCCAGCCTGTGATTGATGTGGTGTTCTGGCGTTGCCTGTTCGGGGCGCTGACGCTTCTGACGATCTGCGCCATCCTCGGCCATTTTCGCGCGGGCATTCTGACATGGCGGCTGTTTACGCTGGCCGTCATCGGCGGCGTCGCCATCGTCGTCAATTGGCTGCTGCTGTTCGGCGCCTATGCGCGCTCGTCCATTTCCATTGCCACCATGGTCTATAACACCCAGCCCTTCATGCTGTTGGCGATCGGCGGCCTGGTGTTCCGCGAAAAGATCACCGCCACCAAACTCGGCTGGCTTGCCGTCGCCTTTATGGGCATGGTCGCGATCGTTCAGGCAAAGCCCTCAGGCGGTTATGCCGGTAGCGATTACCTGACGGGGATTGCCATGGCCTTGGCGGCCGCGTTCTTTTACGCGCTCGCAGCCCTTGCCGCCAAGCGGTTGAGGGGCACGCCGCCGCACCTGATCGCGCTGATCCAGGTCGTGACCGGCCTGTTGATGCTGGCTCCTTTCGCCGGCGCATCCGGCTTGCCAGCGCAGCCCTATCAATGGGCGTTGCTGGTGGCGATGGGCGCTGTGCATACCGGGCTGATGTATGTGCTGCTCTACGGCGCAATCCAGAAATTGCCGACCCATCTGACCGGCGCGCTGTCCTTCATCTATCCGGTGGCAGCGCTTGCCGTTGACCGCATCGCCTTTGGCCACCAGCTGCAGATGACCCAGCTTCTCGGCTCAGCAGCAATCCTGATTGCGGCCGCCGGCATGACATTCGGCTGGACATGGCGAAGCCGGATGCGGCATCATGCAGGCTGA
- the dut gene encoding dUTP diphosphatase gives MSIPSSTRPALKLVRLQNGEGIDLPAYETAGAAGMDLRAAVEADRPLFLGPGKRALVPTGFIFEVPAGYEAQIRPRSGLAFKNGITCLNTPGTIDSDYRGEVKVLLINLGDDDFLIERGMRIAQMVIAPVTQIAVLETTDASDTARGAGGFGSTGV, from the coding sequence ATGTCTATTCCATCCTCCACCCGCCCGGCCCTCAAGCTCGTCCGCCTGCAAAACGGCGAGGGCATCGATCTTCCCGCTTATGAGACTGCAGGCGCCGCCGGCATGGACCTTCGCGCCGCCGTCGAGGCGGACCGGCCGCTGTTCCTCGGCCCCGGAAAACGGGCGCTGGTGCCGACCGGCTTCATCTTCGAGGTTCCCGCCGGTTACGAGGCGCAGATCCGCCCGCGCTCCGGCCTTGCCTTCAAGAACGGCATCACCTGCCTGAATACACCCGGCACGATCGACAGCGATTATCGCGGCGAGGTCAAGGTTCTGTTGATCAATCTCGGCGACGATGATTTCCTCATCGAGCGCGGCATGCGCATCGCCCAGATGGTCATTGCTCCCGTGACGCAGATTGCCGTGCTGGAAACAACGGATGCCAGCGACACCGCGCGCGGCGCCGGCGGCTTCGGCTCCACCGGCGTTTAA
- a CDS encoding Lrp/AsnC family transcriptional regulator gives MLDDLDRRLLDILSFNARISLKELAQEAGLSSPSTADRLRRLEDRGVITGFTVSINPAALGYALQAVVRVRPMPGMLHIVEKMIQDTPEFVECDKVTGDDCFIAKLLVRDMEQLDAILDRIAERSQTNTSIVKSSPVKRRLPPLGAMR, from the coding sequence ATGCTCGACGATCTCGACCGGCGCCTGCTCGACATTCTCTCGTTCAATGCGCGGATATCGCTAAAAGAGCTGGCGCAGGAGGCGGGCCTGTCCTCGCCCAGCACCGCCGACCGCCTACGGCGGCTGGAGGATCGCGGCGTCATCACCGGTTTTACGGTTTCCATCAATCCAGCGGCGCTCGGTTATGCGCTGCAGGCGGTCGTTCGGGTGCGTCCCATGCCCGGCATGCTGCATATTGTCGAGAAGATGATCCAGGACACACCGGAATTCGTCGAATGCGACAAGGTGACGGGCGATGACTGCTTCATCGCCAAGCTTCTGGTGCGCGACATGGAGCAGCTGGACGCGATCCTCGACCGGATCGCCGAGCGATCCCAAACCAATACATCCATCGTCAAATCGTCGCCGGTGAAGCGCCGGCTGCCGCCGCTCGGCGCCATGAGATAG
- a CDS encoding cysteine hydrolase family protein, with translation MTTALLIIDVQNAVLDGEGTPERQPAIDAAFTETIGRLQSVQARARAAHIPVILVQHDGGPGNPLARSSNGWGLRHEIAPVLGEAVIHKTSCDSFFQTNLGEVLAKLAITHLVIGGCQTQFCVDTAVRRAVSLGYDVTLLSDGHTTGDMGELTFAQIVAHHNHMLGGFHAGAHAVELRRAGEITF, from the coding sequence ATGACCACAGCGCTTCTCATCATCGACGTTCAAAACGCCGTTCTCGACGGCGAAGGCACGCCGGAACGCCAGCCGGCCATCGATGCCGCCTTCACCGAAACCATTGGCCGTCTGCAATCGGTCCAGGCCCGTGCCCGCGCCGCGCATATTCCGGTCATTCTGGTGCAGCATGACGGCGGGCCTGGCAATCCGCTGGCGCGCTCTTCCAACGGCTGGGGCCTGCGCCACGAGATCGCGCCTGTCCTCGGCGAGGCGGTCATTCACAAGACCAGCTGCGACAGCTTTTTCCAGACGAACCTTGGCGAGGTACTTGCGAAACTTGCGATCACCCATCTCGTCATCGGCGGCTGTCAGACGCAATTCTGTGTCGATACGGCCGTACGCCGCGCGGTTTCGCTGGGCTACGACGTCACGCTTCTATCCGACGGCCACACGACCGGCGACATGGGCGAACTGACCTTTGCGCAGATCGTCGCCCACCACAACCACATGCTTGGCGGCTTCCATGCCGGAGCGCACGCGGTCGAGCTTCGCCGCGCGGGCGAAATCACGTTCTAG
- the gshB gene encoding glutathione synthase, whose translation MAKIVNVAIQMDHVSGINIAGDSTFAMSLEAQARGYKLFHYTPNQLSLRDGKVIATVEPLTLRDVKGDHYTLGEAERIDLSSMDVVLLRQDPPFDMAYITSTHLLERIHPKTLVVNDPAWVRNSPEKIFVTEFPDLMPKTLITRDPAEIASFRAEMGDIILKPLYGNGGAGVFHSTRDDRNMSSLLEMFGQMFREPFIAQEYLPAVRKGDKRIILVDGEPVGAINRVPAEHDARSNMHAGGTPMPTDLTAREKEICARIGPALRERGFLLVGIDVIGDVMTEINVTSPTGIREVKKFGGADIAALLWEAIERKRS comes from the coding sequence ATGGCGAAAATCGTAAATGTCGCGATCCAGATGGATCATGTTTCAGGCATCAATATTGCTGGCGACAGCACGTTCGCGATGAGCCTCGAGGCGCAGGCGCGCGGCTATAAGCTCTTCCATTACACGCCAAACCAGCTGTCTTTGCGCGACGGCAAGGTGATCGCCACCGTCGAGCCGCTGACGCTGCGCGACGTCAAGGGCGACCACTACACGCTGGGAGAGGCCGAGCGCATCGACCTGTCGAGCATGGACGTAGTGCTTTTGCGCCAGGATCCGCCCTTCGACATGGCCTATATCACCTCGACGCATCTGCTGGAGCGCATCCACCCGAAAACGTTGGTGGTCAACGATCCCGCCTGGGTGCGCAATTCGCCGGAAAAGATCTTCGTCACCGAATTTCCCGACCTGATGCCGAAGACGCTGATCACCCGCGATCCCGCCGAAATTGCCAGCTTCCGCGCCGAAATGGGCGATATCATCCTAAAGCCGCTCTATGGCAATGGCGGCGCCGGCGTCTTCCATTCGACTCGCGACGACCGCAACATGTCGTCGCTGCTCGAAATGTTCGGCCAGATGTTCCGCGAACCCTTCATCGCCCAGGAATATCTGCCCGCCGTCCGCAAGGGCGACAAGCGCATCATCCTTGTCGATGGCGAGCCTGTCGGCGCGATCAACCGGGTGCCGGCCGAACACGACGCCCGCTCCAACATGCATGCCGGCGGCACGCCGATGCCGACGGATTTGACGGCGCGCGAAAAGGAAATCTGCGCCCGCATCGGACCGGCCTTGCGCGAGCGCGGCTTCCTGCTCGTCGGTATCGATGTGATCGGCGACGTGATGACCGAAATCAACGTCACCTCCCCCACCGGCATCCGCGAAGTCAAGAAATTCGGCGGCGCCGATATCGCAGCCCTGTTATGGGAAGCGATCGAGCGCAAGCGCAGTTGA
- a CDS encoding YifB family Mg chelatase-like AAA ATPase, which yields MVARVSTVAFQGIEGVPVDVQVMVAPGKIGMQIVGLPDKAVAESRERVQAALHASGLSLPAKKVTINLAPADLPKEGSHFDLPIALGLMAALGAIPGDALDGYVVIGELNLDGTIAAVAGALPAAMGANAVGKGLICPSESGAEAAWAGSEIDILAPRSLIALANHFRGTQVLSRPEPAVRASAANMPDLADIKGQESAKRALEVAAAGNHNLLMVGPPGSGKSMLAARLPSILPPLSPPELLEVSMIHSIAGQLAGGKLSDRRPFRTPHHSATMAAMVGGGLRAKPGEASLAHHGVLFLDEFPEFTPQVLDALRQPLETAECIIARANHRVTYPAAIQLVAAMNPCRCGMAGEPGHSCARGPRCLSDYQGRISGPLMDRIDIRIDVPSVTAADLIRPAPAEPSSVVARRVARAREIQMDRFITFGMPHILSNARCSTSMIETMAEPDAGGLQLLRDAAEKMKFSARGHHRVLKVARTLADLDEKITVGRIHLAEAISYRIAGERLTAAA from the coding sequence ATGGTCGCACGTGTCAGTACGGTTGCATTTCAGGGCATAGAAGGCGTACCCGTCGATGTTCAGGTGATGGTCGCACCGGGAAAGATCGGCATGCAGATCGTTGGCCTTCCCGACAAGGCTGTCGCTGAGAGCCGCGAGCGGGTTCAGGCTGCGCTGCATGCCTCCGGCCTGTCGCTTCCCGCCAAGAAGGTGACCATCAATCTTGCCCCGGCCGATCTGCCCAAGGAGGGTTCGCATTTCGACCTGCCGATTGCGCTCGGCCTGATGGCGGCGCTCGGCGCTATTCCCGGCGATGCGCTGGATGGCTATGTGGTGATCGGCGAACTCAATCTCGACGGCACGATTGCAGCCGTTGCCGGGGCTCTCCCCGCCGCCATGGGCGCCAATGCCGTCGGCAAGGGCCTGATCTGCCCTTCAGAGAGCGGCGCGGAAGCGGCCTGGGCGGGATCAGAGATCGATATCCTGGCGCCGCGCAGCCTGATCGCACTTGCCAATCATTTTCGCGGCACGCAGGTTCTGTCGCGTCCCGAACCGGCGGTGCGCGCCAGTGCTGCCAATATGCCCGATCTCGCCGATATCAAGGGCCAGGAAAGCGCCAAGCGGGCTCTGGAAGTGGCGGCAGCGGGAAACCACAACCTGTTGATGGTCGGCCCGCCCGGCTCCGGCAAGTCGATGCTGGCGGCCCGCCTGCCCTCGATCCTGCCGCCCCTGTCGCCGCCCGAGCTGCTTGAGGTCTCGATGATCCACTCGATCGCCGGACAGTTGGCAGGCGGCAAGCTGTCGGACCGGCGGCCGTTCCGCACGCCGCATCACTCCGCCACCATGGCTGCGATGGTCGGCGGCGGCCTGCGGGCCAAGCCCGGCGAGGCGTCGCTCGCGCATCATGGCGTGCTGTTTTTGGACGAATTTCCCGAATTCACGCCGCAGGTGCTCGATGCGTTGCGCCAGCCGCTGGAGACAGCCGAGTGCATCATCGCGCGTGCCAATCACCGCGTTACCTATCCCGCCGCGATCCAGCTGGTTGCTGCGATGAACCCCTGCCGCTGCGGCATGGCCGGCGAGCCCGGCCATAGCTGTGCCCGGGGTCCGCGCTGCCTGTCCGATTATCAGGGCCGCATTTCCGGGCCGCTGATGGACCGGATCGATATCCGCATCGACGTGCCCTCCGTCACCGCCGCCGATCTCATCCGCCCAGCCCCTGCCGAGCCCTCCAGCGTCGTTGCAAGGCGGGTGGCGCGCGCCCGCGAAATCCAGATGGACCGGTTCATCACCTTCGGCATGCCGCACATTCTCTCCAATGCCCGCTGTTCCACATCGATGATTGAAACAATGGCCGAGCCCGATGCCGGCGGGCTGCAATTGCTGCGGGATGCCGCTGAAAAAATGAAGTTTTCTGCGCGCGGCCATCACCGGGTGCTGAAGGTCGCCCGCACGCTGGCCGATCTCGATGAAAAGATCACGGTCGGGCGCATTCATCTGGCCGAAGCGATCTCCTACCGGATCGCTGGCGAGCGGCTGACGGCAGCGGCATGA
- a CDS encoding NIPSNAP family protein: MITCYLRYTIDPYKLAEFEDYAKLWIPLVKRLGGTHHGYFMPQEGANNIALALFSFPSLAAYEDYRVKMAEDAECQAAYALAERTRCIVSHERSFMRPIF, encoded by the coding sequence ATGATCACCTGCTATCTGCGCTACACGATCGATCCCTACAAGCTCGCCGAATTCGAAGACTATGCCAAACTCTGGATCCCCCTGGTCAAACGTCTCGGCGGCACCCATCACGGCTATTTCATGCCGCAGGAAGGGGCGAACAATATTGCGCTCGCCCTTTTCAGCTTCCCAAGCCTTGCGGCCTACGAAGACTATCGCGTGAAAATGGCTGAGGATGCCGAATGCCAGGCTGCTTACGCGCTTGCCGAAAGGACCCGCTGCATCGTCAGCCACGAGCGCAGCTTCATGCGGCCGATCTTTTAG
- a CDS encoding peptide chain release factor 3, whose protein sequence is MAESIAEAVSRRRTFAIIAHPDAGKTTLTEKLLLFGGAIQLAGEVKAKKDRIQTRSDWMKIERERGISVVTSVMTFEYHGNVFNILDTPGHEDFADDTYRTLTAVDAAVMVIDAAKGIEPRTLKLFEVCRMRDIPIITFINKMDRESRDPFEILDEVEEKLALDCAPVTWPIGRSKTFCGSYHLADNTVRGSDTQEIPTKVNGPEMVAHRLPENEREAFIDETSLAIEACKPFDKKAFLEGHLTPVFFGSALRNFGVRDLINALGDIAPPPRDQVADIRTVHATDEKMTAFVFKIQANMDPNHRDRIAFARVCSGKLERGMKARLARTGKQLGLTAPQFFFASQRQLADTAYAGDVVGIPNHGTLRIGDTLTEGEQLVFQGVPNFSPEILRRVRLEDAMKAKKLKEALQQMAEEGVVQLFSPEDGSPAIVGVVGALQLDVLKERLQSEYGLPVSFDIARFSVCRWISADQPADLDKFITARRGDIARDLDGDPVFLAQDTFSLRYEAERYPAIKMIAIKEYHVAKAA, encoded by the coding sequence ATGGCCGAAAGTATCGCCGAGGCGGTTTCCCGCCGTCGCACCTTTGCTATTATTGCCCACCCGGATGCGGGTAAGACGACGCTGACCGAAAAACTGCTGCTGTTCGGCGGCGCGATCCAGCTTGCCGGCGAAGTCAAGGCGAAGAAGGACCGCATCCAGACGCGATCCGACTGGATGAAGATCGAGCGCGAACGCGGCATCTCGGTCGTCACCTCGGTGATGACCTTCGAATATCACGGCAATGTCTTCAACATTCTCGATACGCCCGGTCACGAAGACTTTGCCGACGATACCTATCGCACGCTGACCGCCGTCGATGCGGCCGTCATGGTCATCGATGCCGCAAAGGGCATCGAGCCACGGACGCTGAAGCTCTTCGAGGTTTGCCGCATGCGCGACATCCCGATCATTACCTTCATCAACAAGATGGACCGCGAAAGCCGCGATCCCTTCGAAATTCTCGATGAAGTGGAAGAGAAGCTGGCGCTCGATTGCGCGCCGGTGACCTGGCCGATTGGCCGTTCCAAGACCTTCTGCGGCTCCTATCACCTGGCCGACAATACCGTGCGCGGCTCCGACACGCAGGAAATCCCCACCAAGGTCAACGGCCCGGAAATGGTCGCCCACCGCTTGCCGGAAAACGAGCGCGAGGCCTTCATCGACGAGACGTCGCTCGCCATCGAAGCCTGCAAGCCCTTCGACAAGAAGGCTTTCCTCGAAGGCCATCTGACGCCGGTCTTCTTCGGCTCGGCGCTCCGGAACTTTGGCGTGCGCGACCTGATCAACGCGCTGGGTGACATCGCACCGCCGCCGCGCGACCAGGTGGCCGATATCCGGACCGTGCATGCAACCGACGAGAAAATGACCGCCTTCGTCTTCAAGATTCAGGCCAACATGGACCCGAACCATCGCGACCGCATCGCCTTTGCCCGCGTCTGCTCCGGCAAGCTGGAACGCGGCATGAAGGCGCGGCTGGCGCGGACCGGCAAGCAGCTCGGGCTGACCGCGCCGCAGTTCTTCTTCGCCTCGCAGCGGCAGCTGGCCGACACCGCCTATGCCGGCGACGTGGTGGGTATCCCCAATCACGGCACGCTGCGGATCGGCGACACGCTGACCGAGGGCGAGCAGCTGGTGTTTCAGGGTGTGCCGAACTTCTCGCCGGAAATCCTGCGCCGCGTGCGCCTGGAAGATGCGATGAAGGCAAAGAAGCTCAAGGAAGCGCTGCAGCAGATGGCCGAAGAAGGCGTCGTGCAGCTGTTTTCGCCCGAAGACGGCTCGCCCGCCATTGTCGGCGTCGTCGGCGCGCTGCAGCTGGACGTTCTGAAAGAACGGCTGCAATCGGAATACGGCCTGCCGGTCTCCTTCGACATTGCCCGCTTTTCGGTCTGCCGCTGGATTTCGGCCGACCAGCCGGCGGATCTCGACAAGTTCATTACCGCCCGGCGCGGCGATATCGCCCGCGATCTCGATGGCGATCCGGTGTTTTTGGCGCAGGACACGTTCTCGCTGCGCTACGAGGCGGAGCGTTATCCCGCCATCAAGATGATCGCCATCAAGGAATATCACGTCGCAAAGGCGGCGTGA
- a CDS encoding LysE family translocator, whose protein sequence is MSLATLFAYCTALFIAAAIPGPGMTAIVARALGSGFRETFFMGLGLVLGDIVYLTAVILGLALVAQTFTTTFMIIKILGALYLVYIAYKLWTAGLLPQDIQAKKSTSMGMSFLSGLLVTFGNPKTMLFYVALVPTLIDVHQIGLNDYAVLLMATFTVLMAVLIPYILLASRARLLLKQPRALKSLNRIAAGIIGTTAAYIATRAA, encoded by the coding sequence ATGAGCCTCGCCACGCTTTTTGCCTATTGTACCGCGCTGTTCATTGCTGCCGCGATCCCCGGGCCCGGCATGACCGCGATCGTCGCGCGGGCTTTGGGCTCCGGCTTCCGCGAGACCTTCTTCATGGGGCTTGGCCTCGTGCTTGGCGATATCGTCTATCTGACTGCGGTGATCCTCGGGCTGGCGCTGGTTGCGCAGACCTTCACCACCACCTTCATGATCATCAAGATCCTTGGCGCGCTCTATCTGGTTTATATTGCCTACAAGCTCTGGACCGCCGGGCTTTTGCCGCAGGATATCCAGGCCAAGAAAAGCACCAGCATGGGCATGTCCTTCCTGTCCGGCCTTTTGGTGACGTTTGGCAATCCGAAGACCATGCTGTTCTATGTGGCGCTGGTGCCGACCTTGATTGACGTTCACCAGATCGGCCTCAACGACTATGCCGTTCTTTTGATGGCAACCTTTACCGTGCTGATGGCGGTGCTCATCCCCTATATCCTGCTCGCGTCGCGGGCACGGCTGCTTCTCAAGCAGCCACGGGCATTGAAGTCGTTGAACAGGATTGCCGCCGGGATCATCGGAACGACGGCCGCCTACATCGCCACCCGTGCCGCCTGA
- the cysK gene encoding cysteine synthase A — MSEQRKPGRGRVYASITETIGDTPIVRLDKLAKENGVKANLLAKLEFFNPIASVKDRIGVAMIEALEAQGKITPGKTTLIEPTSGNTGIALAFAAAAKGYKLILTMPETMSIERRKMLALLGAELVLTEGPKGMKGAIAKAEELAASLPDAIIPQQFENPANPEIHRKTTAEEIWNDTDGSVDILVSGIGTGGTITGAGQVLKGKKPSIKVIAVEPAESPVLSGGAPGPHKIQGIGAGFAPAILDTKIYDEIITVSSPEAIETARHVARLEGVPVGISSGAALKAAITIGQRPENEGKTIVVIIPSFAERYLSTALFEGLGG, encoded by the coding sequence ATGTCAGAACAGCGCAAGCCCGGCCGCGGCCGCGTCTATGCTTCGATCACCGAGACGATTGGCGATACGCCGATCGTGCGGCTCGACAAGCTGGCCAAGGAAAACGGCGTCAAGGCCAACCTTCTGGCCAAGCTCGAATTCTTCAATCCGATTGCTTCCGTCAAGGACCGTATCGGCGTGGCGATGATCGAAGCGCTGGAAGCCCAGGGCAAGATCACCCCCGGCAAGACGACGCTGATCGAGCCGACCTCGGGCAATACCGGCATCGCACTCGCCTTTGCCGCCGCCGCCAAGGGGTACAAGCTCATCCTCACCATGCCGGAGACCATGTCGATCGAGCGCCGCAAGATGCTGGCGCTGCTCGGCGCCGAACTGGTGCTGACCGAAGGCCCCAAGGGCATGAAGGGCGCCATCGCCAAGGCCGAAGAGCTGGCCGCATCGCTGCCGGACGCCATCATTCCGCAGCAATTCGAAAATCCGGCCAATCCGGAAATCCATCGCAAGACGACGGCCGAGGAAATCTGGAACGACACCGACGGCAGCGTCGATATCCTCGTTTCCGGCATCGGCACCGGCGGCACGATCACTGGCGCCGGCCAGGTGCTGAAAGGCAAGAAACCGTCGATCAAGGTGATCGCCGTCGAGCCGGCCGAATCGCCTGTGCTCTCTGGCGGCGCCCCCGGCCCGCACAAGATCCAGGGCATTGGCGCCGGCTTTGCGCCCGCCATTCTCGATACGAAAATTTATGACGAGATCATCACCGTTTCGAGCCCTGAGGCGATCGAGACCGCCCGCCACGTTGCGCGCCTGGAAGGTGTCCCCGTCGGGATTTCGTCCGGTGCCGCTCTGAAAGCTGCGATCACGATCGGCCAGCGCCCGGAAAACGAAGGCAAGACCATCGTCGTGATCATTCCGTCCTTTGCCGAACGCTATCTGTCGACAGCGCTGTTCGAAGGTCTTGGCGGTTAA
- a CDS encoding LysE family translocator — MPAAASLAAFALVALGMVLTPGPNMIYLISRSLCQGPMAGLTSLIGVALGFLVYMLSAAFGITALLLAVPYAYDALRIGGALYLLYLAWQAVRPGGRSAFEMRNLAKDPPQRLFLMGFATSLLNPKIAVLYLSLLPQFIDPALGHIFFQSIVFGTIQIVTSVTVNALFVLTAGSIAAFLASRPAWLSVQRWLMGGVLGALAVRMAMDSRR; from the coding sequence ATGCCCGCAGCAGCCAGCCTTGCAGCCTTCGCCCTTGTTGCGCTCGGCATGGTGCTGACGCCAGGCCCGAACATGATCTACCTGATTTCGCGCTCGCTCTGTCAGGGGCCGATGGCGGGGCTGACCTCGCTCATCGGGGTCGCGCTCGGCTTTCTCGTCTATATGCTGTCGGCGGCTTTCGGCATCACCGCGCTGCTGCTGGCCGTGCCTTATGCCTATGATGCACTGCGCATCGGTGGCGCGCTCTATCTGCTTTATCTCGCCTGGCAGGCGGTGCGTCCCGGCGGGCGGTCGGCGTTCGAGATGCGAAACCTGGCAAAGGACCCGCCGCAGCGCCTGTTCCTCATGGGCTTTGCGACAAGTCTGCTCAATCCGAAGATCGCCGTTCTCTATCTTTCGCTGCTGCCGCAGTTCATCGATCCGGCGCTCGGGCACATCTTTTTTCAGTCCATCGTCTTCGGAACGATCCAGATCGTCACCAGCGTCACCGTCAACGCCCTGTTCGTGCTGACCGCAGGCTCGATCGCAGCCTTTCTTGCCAGCCGTCCGGCCTGGCTTTCAGTGCAACGCTGGCTGATGGGCGGCGTGCTCGGCGCGCTTGCGGTCCGCATGGCGATGGACAGCCGGCGCTGA
- a CDS encoding GNAT family N-acetyltransferase, giving the protein MAGAADSHGLTFRQDYFDDPAAWAALAALLKDTFGIDVSIQDHFGGPDPTSMPFGYFDADGVCAANFSVFSMPMIIDGRLVRTAGFQSGAVRPQWRGKGLYRDLMNRAFGWCDEQGFELGILLTDKPALYEPYGFRILPQHRFVGSPPPVATKPAGPARALSLDKAADIALIRHALQGRTPVSPVFAVAAQAEMFLLNSAFDAGIRLSLMEDWEAVVAWTSEGTTFELLDIAGKSIPPLSAILSALDQHPDHVRVYFPPGKLGWQATPELSPSDICLMVRGDDANPVSSPVMLSPMAEF; this is encoded by the coding sequence TTGGCAGGCGCTGCAGACAGCCACGGCCTGACATTCCGGCAGGATTACTTTGACGATCCTGCAGCCTGGGCCGCGCTGGCCGCCCTCCTCAAGGATACGTTCGGCATCGATGTCTCCATCCAGGATCACTTTGGCGGTCCGGACCCGACCAGCATGCCGTTTGGTTATTTCGATGCGGACGGCGTTTGCGCTGCCAATTTCAGCGTCTTTTCCATGCCAATGATAATCGATGGCCGCCTGGTCCGGACAGCGGGGTTCCAGTCGGGCGCGGTGCGGCCGCAATGGCGCGGCAAGGGGCTTTATCGCGACCTGATGAACCGCGCGTTCGGCTGGTGCGACGAACAGGGATTTGAACTCGGTATCCTCTTGACGGACAAGCCGGCACTCTATGAGCCCTATGGCTTCCGGATCCTGCCGCAGCACCGGTTTGTAGGCTCCCCGCCGCCGGTGGCAACGAAGCCCGCCGGCCCGGCGCGCGCCCTGTCACTGGATAAAGCTGCCGATATCGCCCTGATCCGGCACGCGTTGCAGGGGAGAACGCCGGTTTCCCCGGTTTTCGCCGTGGCGGCGCAAGCGGAGATGTTCCTGCTCAACAGTGCCTTCGATGCCGGTATCAGGCTCAGTTTAATGGAGGACTGGGAAGCCGTCGTGGCCTGGACATCCGAGGGCACAACGTTCGAACTTCTCGACATCGCCGGAAAATCCATCCCGCCGCTCTCGGCCATTCTCAGCGCGCTTGATCAGCATCCCGATCACGTCCGGGTTTACTTCCCGCCCGGAAAATTGGGCTGGCAGGCCACGCCGGAGCTGTCTCCGTCCGATATCTGCCTGATGGTCCGGGGAGACGATGCCAACCCCGTGTCCAGCCCCGTCATGCTGTCGCCCATGGCCGAGTTCTGA